The Mucilaginibacter terrenus genome has a segment encoding these proteins:
- a CDS encoding DUF6734 family protein: MNIIQSYWSAPSKNSGNTVFDRHSGGWLGEREHAISWSLSCLKLKQFYPYLQLFTDDNGSEWLIDKLNLPYAEVFNCLNHIPQLNPALWALAKLFVYNLQEKPFVHVDGDVYIWEAFKASYLKSELLAQNEEYDLDESPYGDIYISSAYKFLTSKTELPKEVKFYIAQCKESGRFYGYNTGVVGGYNLEFFREYTQSVFDYLHNNPQQVYEGKDMSFFEQFFFHSMASAKERKVSVLFEPQPAVSPTAYAEMMQFNLVPLKEKFIHVVGIGKRNRVPAAQVAMRLKYEFPKHYQHIVTLYPYKKFYFPAKTEVTEQLDSIFPYTLKLLQKNGSSIRYRSIQSFTKAVEKVIGEELQSTELQLLNDFFQIEYFRYKTPIYQSSEEAARPVLEKLYTLSQEGFMDLKMTFNSAAGRLVLMFYPFPTELTSASLLQHFDRVQNERAVEFPYMAILTYRSNEVEIEALNSWGALLSYFEGKSRSGWDLYNYLKSEKRLEGYAERYLKNQVLSFMTTYSVCYNYLVLTTQ; encoded by the coding sequence ATGAACATTATTCAATCTTATTGGTCTGCACCTTCGAAAAATTCGGGAAATACCGTTTTCGACCGGCATAGCGGAGGCTGGTTGGGGGAGCGCGAACATGCAATAAGCTGGAGCCTAAGTTGCCTGAAATTAAAACAGTTTTATCCCTACCTGCAGTTGTTTACTGATGATAATGGTTCAGAATGGCTCATTGATAAACTTAATCTTCCGTATGCTGAGGTATTCAATTGCCTTAACCATATACCGCAATTAAATCCGGCGCTTTGGGCACTGGCAAAGTTGTTTGTTTATAATCTGCAGGAAAAGCCATTCGTGCATGTTGACGGAGACGTTTACATTTGGGAGGCGTTCAAAGCAAGCTATTTGAAAAGTGAATTACTAGCACAAAATGAGGAATACGACTTGGATGAAAGTCCCTACGGCGACATTTATATCAGCTCGGCGTATAAATTTCTTACGTCAAAAACTGAGCTTCCAAAGGAAGTGAAATTTTATATTGCTCAATGTAAAGAAAGCGGTAGATTTTATGGGTATAACACCGGGGTTGTCGGAGGATACAATCTTGAGTTCTTCAGAGAGTATACTCAGTCAGTGTTTGATTACTTACATAACAACCCGCAACAGGTTTATGAAGGCAAAGATATGAGCTTTTTTGAACAGTTTTTTTTTCACTCAATGGCTAGTGCAAAAGAACGGAAGGTTTCTGTATTATTTGAGCCACAACCTGCAGTATCTCCGACGGCATACGCTGAAATGATGCAATTTAATCTTGTTCCATTAAAGGAAAAGTTCATCCATGTTGTAGGTATAGGGAAAAGGAACCGGGTGCCTGCAGCCCAAGTTGCTATGCGGCTCAAATACGAGTTTCCAAAGCATTATCAGCATATTGTAACACTCTATCCATACAAGAAGTTCTATTTCCCCGCAAAGACAGAAGTCACAGAGCAGTTGGACTCGATTTTTCCGTATACCCTAAAGCTGCTGCAAAAAAATGGCTCAAGTATTCGTTATCGATCGATACAGTCCTTTACTAAAGCGGTTGAAAAGGTGATTGGTGAAGAATTGCAAAGTACGGAACTGCAGCTTCTCAACGATTTTTTTCAAATCGAATATTTCAGGTATAAAACACCTATATATCAATCTTCTGAAGAGGCAGCCCGGCCTGTGCTTGAAAAATTATACACCTTATCTCAGGAAGGTTTTATGGACTTGAAAATGACATTCAATTCAGCCGCGGGAAGACTCGTTCTCATGTTTTATCCGTTCCCTACTGAATTAACGTCGGCAAGTCTCCTACAGCACTTTGATCGTGTACAAAATGAGAGGGCTGTAGAATTTCCCTATATGGCCATATTAACCTACAGATCTAATGAAGTTGAGATTGAAGCGCTAAATTCATGGGGAGCATTGCTGTCCTATTTCGAAGGAAAGTCACGCTCAGGGTGGGATCTTTATAATTATTTAAAAAGTGAAAAGCGCTTGGAAGGGTATGCAGAAAGGTATCTGAAAAATCAGGTTTTATCGTTCATGACTACCTACAGCGTTTGTTATAACTACCTGGTATTAACTACTCAATAA
- a CDS encoding class I lanthipeptide, which yields MKKINLNREKLQSKKLQLMKDKISDLSNENMLNVLGGSGYISQVVRCGPTGPGGCVVPTTALASCQASWCGC from the coding sequence ATGAAAAAAATAAATTTAAATCGTGAAAAGTTGCAGTCAAAAAAACTTCAACTGATGAAAGACAAAATTTCAGATTTAAGCAATGAGAACATGCTGAATGTTCTGGGTGGAAGCGGTTACATTAGTCAGGTAGTTCGTTGCGGTCCGACAGGTCCTGGGGGATGTGTTGTTCCCACTACTGCTTTGGCTAGTTGCCAGGCTTCTTGGTGTGGCTGCTAA
- a CDS encoding LLM class flavin-dependent oxidoreductase encodes MSKIKLGLLDFGYRRKNTSGISVLNDMFEYASLADDLGFSSLWLSEHHNSGQGWSNPEMLLPVLASYTKTINIGVAGILMAIHSPYRVALNFKTLSTIFPGRIDLGLANGYIDPLIDLKFNNCHPADWNYTERFNKRTSELLHYLHFEKQLLSKEKTFIPPFGGDLPTVFRLSGKLDHILGSVKSKMHHCKSTFHSEELDIFDKRMISECRRRFFELHGSELQIRMAVSGLCAVNMINAKRNFLQLETSTLKTAKKMIVGCPSLFRDKLEELQDQSGIDHFIFYDQSLSPRSRRKTLELLAKEFTL; translated from the coding sequence ATGTCAAAGATCAAACTCGGGCTTCTTGATTTTGGGTACCGGAGGAAAAACACTTCCGGAATAAGTGTATTAAACGATATGTTTGAATATGCCTCCTTAGCTGATGATCTTGGCTTTTCGTCTCTTTGGTTAAGTGAACATCACAACAGCGGTCAAGGTTGGAGCAACCCTGAAATGCTATTACCTGTTTTAGCCAGTTACACCAAAACAATTAATATTGGCGTGGCGGGTATATTAATGGCGATTCATTCGCCTTATCGTGTTGCGTTGAATTTTAAAACATTGAGTACAATTTTTCCTGGCCGTATTGATCTTGGCCTTGCTAATGGCTATATAGATCCCCTCATCGACCTAAAATTCAATAATTGTCATCCAGCAGATTGGAATTACACGGAAAGATTTAATAAACGCACTTCGGAATTGCTGCATTACCTTCATTTTGAAAAGCAATTGTTATCAAAAGAAAAAACTTTCATTCCACCATTCGGCGGTGATTTACCAACAGTTTTTCGACTCAGCGGGAAACTTGATCATATTCTGGGAAGCGTAAAAAGCAAAATGCATCATTGTAAATCGACCTTTCATTCTGAAGAACTTGACATTTTTGATAAACGGATGATTTCGGAATGCAGGCGAAGGTTTTTTGAGCTCCACGGATCAGAACTGCAAATCAGAATGGCGGTATCCGGGTTATGCGCTGTAAACATGATTAATGCCAAAAGAAACTTTCTACAGTTAGAAACGAGTACGCTGAAAACAGCTAAAAAAATGATTGTCGGATGTCCCTCATTATTTCGTGACAAACTTGAGGAACTCCAAGATCAATCGGGTATAGATCATTTCATCTTTTATGACCAGTCGTTAAGCCCGCGCAGCCGGAGAAAAACGCTGGAGCTTCTTGCAAAAGAATTTACGCTTTGA
- a CDS encoding SOS response-associated peptidase, with translation MCARFVLAAAEKVILAAYAAEMEAEYKQNWNIAVTNESFVITADKPHAIQSMHFGIIPWTSQTGKLEKQTFNSKTRNLLTSKIWRPLFEQHKRCLVLSTGFYEWKKIPNETSREDREPYLFTLKDRPLYAYAGLWSQWRDPETKEPYRTFSIVTTESNDLVGEVHDKHRMPVILSKENEDLWLSKDISPSALLNICVPFPDELMNRVRVSKRINAVNKKKVPNNDEGLILPENSL, from the coding sequence ATGTGTGCACGATTTGTACTAGCCGCGGCTGAAAAAGTGATACTGGCAGCTTATGCAGCTGAAATGGAAGCTGAGTATAAGCAGAATTGGAACATAGCGGTCACCAACGAGAGCTTCGTGATTACTGCTGATAAACCTCATGCTATACAGTCCATGCATTTCGGGATCATACCATGGACATCACAAACAGGCAAACTGGAGAAGCAGACGTTCAACTCCAAAACTCGCAATCTATTGACTAGCAAGATTTGGAGGCCGTTATTCGAACAACACAAGCGTTGCCTGGTGCTCAGCACGGGTTTTTACGAGTGGAAGAAAATACCAAACGAGACATCAAGGGAGGATAGAGAGCCTTACCTGTTTACATTGAAAGACCGACCTTTATATGCTTACGCTGGTTTATGGTCGCAATGGCGAGATCCTGAAACAAAAGAGCCCTACAGAACATTTTCAATCGTTACCACTGAATCAAACGACCTTGTTGGTGAAGTACACGATAAACATCGTATGCCGGTAATCTTGAGTAAAGAGAATGAGGATCTCTGGTTGTCAAAGGATATTTCACCATCTGCCCTGCTGAACATTTGCGTTCCATTCCCTGATGAGTTGATGAACCGCGTACGGGTATCAAAGCGCATTAACGCTGTTAATAAAAAAAAGGTCCCGAATAATGATGAGGGGCTGATCTTGCCGGAGAATAGTTTGTAG
- a CDS encoding lanthionine synthetase LanC family protein gives MTLITERIIPILHRIHENTAVLSTGHAGLMSGDAGLRLFTYQYNKYFNQSLAVPVDATVLEDLVAVAYRLESATFCDGKAGVNWFFNYLNREDVISQDDLDFICDDNDEVAARAVEMTEYNNYDYLHGGTGVFYGLLYGEPNKNKPYFDRFFSLLTNLVNESPGKDILPYFAMEEYGLKLGEVNLSLSHGISSVLKFCMECIRRKVCTKDAGHLAAKIAEYLYQNHSDGSAGSYFTSIISGKPDFSPSRMAWCYGDLSIGYILLQYGLLTGEHKFRKLALEVLHHTIQRRNYRNEIVSDAGICHGTSGIAHIYNRLSTTYQLSEFESARDYWMDQTLIKIEGANWRDGYKKYNGYLKVHEEDHALLEGSAGIGLVLLSHISSDFNWDYLLMLH, from the coding sequence ATGACCCTGATTACAGAGCGAATTATCCCTATACTCCATCGCATACACGAAAATACGGCTGTATTATCGACTGGCCATGCCGGACTGATGTCTGGCGACGCTGGGCTCAGACTGTTCACATATCAGTATAACAAATATTTTAATCAATCTTTAGCGGTTCCAGTCGACGCCACAGTTTTGGAAGATTTGGTCGCTGTTGCGTACAGGCTAGAAAGCGCGACCTTTTGCGACGGTAAAGCTGGTGTGAACTGGTTTTTTAACTACCTCAATAGAGAGGATGTGATTTCTCAGGACGACCTGGATTTTATCTGCGATGACAATGATGAAGTTGCCGCAAGGGCTGTGGAAATGACTGAATATAACAATTATGACTATTTGCATGGTGGCACGGGCGTCTTTTACGGGCTATTATATGGCGAACCGAATAAAAACAAACCATATTTTGATCGTTTTTTTTCTCTTTTAACAAATCTAGTTAACGAAAGCCCCGGCAAAGACATTCTCCCTTATTTTGCAATGGAAGAATACGGTTTGAAGTTGGGGGAGGTGAACCTCAGCTTATCCCATGGTATATCAAGTGTTTTGAAGTTTTGCATGGAGTGTATAAGAAGAAAAGTGTGCACGAAGGATGCCGGACACCTTGCCGCTAAAATTGCAGAGTATTTGTACCAAAATCACAGTGACGGCAGTGCTGGTAGCTATTTTACCAGCATTATTAGTGGCAAACCGGACTTCTCTCCCAGCAGAATGGCCTGGTGTTATGGCGATCTTTCGATCGGCTATATCCTGCTTCAATACGGTTTGCTCACCGGAGAGCATAAATTTCGGAAGCTTGCTCTTGAAGTGTTACATCATACAATCCAGCGAAGAAATTACAGAAATGAAATCGTTAGTGACGCGGGCATTTGTCACGGAACATCCGGCATTGCTCATATATACAATCGTTTAAGCACAACTTACCAACTCTCCGAATTTGAGAGTGCCCGCGATTATTGGATGGATCAAACATTAATTAAAATCGAGGGAGCAAACTGGCGGGACGGCTACAAGAAATATAATGGCTATTTAAAGGTCCATGAGGAAGACCATGCACTTTTAGAAGGAAGTGCAGGTATTGGCCTTGTCCTATTGAGCCACATTTCGTCGGATTTTAATTGGGATTACTTATTAATGCTACACTGA
- a CDS encoding peptidase domain-containing ABC transporter — MRGFKKFPVYRQLDQMDCGPTCLKMVAKYYGKHFSLETLRDLSFITREGVSLKGISEAAEKIGFRTLGARMTFEQLDQEAILPCILYWNQKHFVVLPPQNYNSKSKFIQIVDPGHGLRKVSKKVFLECWANKDKDSGIVLLLEPSPRFFEKEDERDKRIGLGYLLRYLAPFRKLVTQLFIGMIVGSVLSLIAPFLTQSMVDYGINQQNISFIYLILFAQLALFFGSISIELVRGWLLLHISSRINISIISDFLIKLMKLPIRFFDTKLLGDITQRVNDHVRIEQFLSNTTLQTLFSLVNLLVFSIVLGFYSLTVLSLFVVGSLLSIAWMLFFIKKREQLDYERFQKMTDNQNNIYEIITGMQEIKLNNSETMHRWSWEHVQATLFKISVKSLSLEQYQVIGSSFFNQLKNLLIAFIAAKEVLNGQITFGMMLSISYITGQMNSPIDQLINFFRTAQDAKLSLQRLGEIHSKDNEEKGDELQWVDELESGQIAADRAAIVLEDVSFRFGGEGTPLVLNNINLSIPLGKTTAIVGTSGSGKTTLMKLLLRFYEPLSGSVHLGSTALKVISPKWWRSMCGVVMTDGFIFSDTIAKNIAVQDQISQKKVVEATRLANIDEFINSLPLAYQTKIGSTGNGISSGQKQRILLARAFYKDPKYLFLDEATSTLDARNEKIIIENLSSYFKGRTVVVIAHRLSTVKHADQIVVMENGKIVETGNHHSLTQKKGKYFELVKNQLELGN, encoded by the coding sequence ATGAGAGGATTCAAAAAATTTCCGGTTTACAGGCAGCTTGATCAAATGGATTGCGGCCCAACTTGCCTGAAGATGGTCGCAAAATATTATGGAAAGCATTTTTCACTCGAAACTTTGCGCGATCTTTCTTTTATTACCAGGGAGGGCGTGAGTCTTAAGGGGATTAGCGAGGCAGCTGAAAAGATCGGCTTCAGGACCCTGGGAGCAAGGATGACTTTTGAACAGTTGGATCAGGAAGCGATACTCCCCTGCATTTTATATTGGAACCAAAAGCATTTTGTTGTTCTACCCCCGCAGAACTACAATTCAAAAAGTAAATTTATTCAGATTGTAGATCCCGGACATGGCCTTAGAAAAGTTAGCAAAAAAGTGTTCTTGGAATGTTGGGCCAACAAAGATAAGGATTCCGGTATTGTTCTTTTGCTGGAACCCAGCCCGCGCTTCTTTGAGAAGGAAGATGAAAGGGATAAAAGGATAGGTTTAGGATACCTACTACGTTATTTGGCCCCTTTTCGTAAGCTCGTGACACAGCTGTTCATAGGTATGATAGTAGGAAGCGTTCTATCTCTTATTGCGCCATTTTTAACGCAAAGTATGGTAGATTATGGCATCAATCAACAAAATATAAGTTTTATTTATTTAATATTATTTGCGCAACTCGCCTTATTTTTTGGAAGCATTTCCATAGAACTTGTTCGTGGCTGGTTACTCTTGCACATTAGCTCCAGGATAAACATCTCGATAATATCAGACTTTTTAATTAAGCTAATGAAGCTTCCTATTCGATTTTTTGACACCAAATTATTAGGTGACATTACACAACGTGTTAACGACCACGTCCGAATTGAACAATTTTTAAGCAATACCACACTTCAGACGCTTTTTTCTCTGGTTAATCTTCTTGTTTTCTCTATAGTTTTAGGCTTTTACAGCCTTACGGTTCTTTCTTTGTTTGTTGTCGGTTCACTTCTTTCAATCGCCTGGATGCTATTTTTTATAAAAAAGAGGGAGCAATTGGATTACGAACGATTTCAAAAAATGACTGATAACCAGAACAACATTTACGAAATCATTACCGGCATGCAGGAGATCAAACTTAACAATAGCGAAACGATGCACCGCTGGAGCTGGGAGCATGTACAAGCCACATTGTTCAAAATAAGCGTAAAAAGTCTTTCGTTAGAGCAGTATCAGGTTATCGGCTCTAGTTTTTTCAACCAGCTGAAAAATTTGCTGATCGCATTTATAGCGGCTAAAGAGGTTTTGAACGGTCAAATAACCTTTGGTATGATGCTGAGTATTTCCTATATCACTGGGCAGATGAATTCTCCCATTGATCAATTAATAAATTTTTTCAGGACCGCTCAGGACGCAAAACTAAGTTTGCAGCGATTAGGTGAAATCCACTCAAAAGACAATGAAGAAAAGGGTGATGAGTTGCAATGGGTCGATGAGCTGGAAAGCGGCCAGATCGCTGCTGATCGGGCAGCTATCGTCTTGGAAGACGTATCATTTCGCTTTGGCGGAGAAGGGACACCATTGGTGTTAAACAACATTAACTTAAGTATCCCACTAGGTAAGACGACCGCTATTGTCGGAACAAGTGGCAGTGGAAAGACCACGTTAATGAAACTCCTTCTCCGTTTTTACGAACCGCTATCTGGAAGTGTTCATTTAGGAAGCACTGCATTAAAGGTAATTTCGCCTAAATGGTGGCGATCGATGTGCGGTGTTGTAATGACCGATGGTTTCATATTCTCCGATACCATAGCAAAAAATATTGCGGTTCAGGATCAGATAAGTCAAAAGAAGGTTGTGGAGGCGACCAGGTTGGCCAACATTGATGAGTTTATCAATTCTCTGCCTTTAGCTTACCAAACCAAGATTGGAAGTACCGGAAATGGCATCAGCTCCGGTCAAAAACAACGTATTTTACTTGCGCGTGCTTTCTACAAAGATCCGAAGTATTTATTCCTTGACGAGGCAACAAGTACCCTTGATGCCAGAAACGAAAAGATCATCATCGAAAACCTGAGTAGCTATTTCAAAGGCAGAACAGTGGTCGTGATTGCGCACCGGTTGAGCACTGTTAAACACGCCGATCAGATTGTTGTGATGGAGAATGGAAAAATTGTCGAGACGGGTAATCACCATTCCCTTACGCAAAAAAAAGGAAAATACTTCGAACTCGTAAAAAATCAATTGGAATTGGGAAACTAG
- a CDS encoding Panacea domain-containing protein, whose product MLVKSGKYSASEIAAALVQKGIDSGAPVTQMKLQKMVYFAHGYNLAIKD is encoded by the coding sequence ATGCTAGTTAAATCAGGTAAATATTCTGCTTCGGAGATCGCGGCTGCCCTTGTACAAAAAGGTATAGACAGCGGCGCCCCTGTAACGCAAATGAAATTACAAAAAATGGTTTATTTCGCTCATGGGTACAACTTGGCCATTAAAGATTAA
- a CDS encoding Panacea domain-containing protein, which yields MKEAFKAWKFGPVVPSLYTEYQLYGNQPITNFNKSSGIYSILDFDDSLLGEDAKEAIDYTLRATAHLTAADLSNWTHKKGSPWDAVYKGEDGTKPISDDLIKDYFKGFLLKQ from the coding sequence ATTAAAGAAGCATTTAAAGCTTGGAAATTTGGCCCTGTTGTACCGAGCCTGTACACCGAGTATCAACTTTACGGGAATCAACCTATAACGAACTTCAATAAAAGTAGCGGAATATACTCAATACTCGACTTTGACGATAGCTTATTAGGGGAAGACGCAAAGGAGGCTATCGATTATACTTTGAGGGCTACTGCACATTTAACTGCTGCTGATTTATCTAACTGGACACATAAGAAAGGATCGCCATGGGACGCTGTTTATAAAGGTGAGGATGGCACCAAACCCATAAGCGACGATCTAATTAAAGATTACTTCAAAGGCTTCCTTCTTAAACAATGA
- a CDS encoding lantibiotic dehydratase — protein MLRNYGKLLLRVPLQSLEAVDAIGTDEPTAFRDGIYLSSWDLFKELNRSGNISEKDRSRMHFAYSKYWIRSCTRCTPYATFAGFAMVNILPQPTRIVLDNKESYGLQLRVDVDFVNGLAHRLSLVPQIREQIRFYTNNSLYELTDSYRYAEYKLENGRRKYEVTSLKKNPYLKDILTLAKNGATVGSLQVALTKFEGITLDDANEFITELIESQLLISDLETTVTGEEPFDQLIKKLSGIVGFEHTLQKLVQIQSLLSSVQKDTALIHYINEILSQLTEKPMLNSFVQADLLPKLAQSTINDGLVEEITHQLQDLFLLSRPADHPEIENFKNAFIAKYEDAEMPLALVLDAESGIGYGDFNEDTSANNVLIGDLVFQNRQSVSGSEFDEIQQLSLNKYYDFLKNKRSHISIDKSDLTPMKKKMESYQFSTSIYALGSLMQLSDELGKDHFLFDVAAFGGTSGANLFGKFTHSSKELAALSSRILKKEEEQYPDAIFAEIVHLPEAQVGNILLRPVLRPYEIPYVGRSGVDQDHQILLEDLYVSIRQGEVILVSKKLGKRIIPKLTTAHNFNYKGLPVYKFLCSLQSHQNAKMNIWDWGNLDSLRFLPRVVYRNLLLKKATWKFTADDIIDLPLEKEDIQEYFSKFRLKWELPMRVSYLEEDNKLLIDFSQDHGIRIFVYYLKKLKRIIVEEYLFTPENCIVKDREGKSYTNEVVIPFFEDKVELRSASLKLRVKNQGVKGKFIPGSEWLYFKIYTGLKFAEEILKNELFRFVDEGLTQGLFEKFFFIRFKDDGPHLRIRFYNAEESKQHELMRAFLNACQPLINNNYIQRVVLDTYVRETDRYGEDLITHSEDLFFHDSLSVMRLLKLIDGPDIDIYRMIFAIRGINILLDDFKFTFMQKEKFSKYLQGMFFKEFGAGDHLQSQLNDKYRSYQSLIFSHMDADSDKENDIVDAIEIFKERSNANILAVKRILSEVNAEQNWQRIEELLASYIHMFVNRLFIGKQRMNELVIYHFLERYHRSRSAILKRDQTSTTSISTSNTVR, from the coding sequence ATGCTAAGAAACTATGGGAAGTTACTCTTAAGGGTTCCCCTGCAAAGCCTGGAAGCTGTTGATGCGATCGGAACTGACGAACCGACTGCCTTCCGGGACGGAATATATCTATCCTCGTGGGATCTTTTTAAAGAGTTGAACAGAAGCGGCAACATTTCTGAAAAGGATAGAAGCCGAATGCATTTTGCTTACAGTAAGTACTGGATCAGGAGCTGTACTCGCTGCACCCCATATGCCACTTTCGCCGGCTTTGCCATGGTCAATATTTTGCCGCAGCCAACGCGAATAGTGCTGGATAATAAGGAATCCTACGGGCTACAACTGAGGGTGGATGTTGATTTTGTTAACGGATTAGCTCACCGGCTTTCACTTGTTCCGCAGATTCGTGAACAAATCAGGTTTTACACTAACAATAGTTTGTACGAATTAACTGACAGTTATCGTTACGCCGAGTACAAGTTGGAAAATGGTCGTCGAAAGTATGAAGTGACATCATTGAAAAAAAATCCCTACTTAAAGGACATACTGACCCTAGCCAAAAACGGCGCGACAGTGGGTTCACTTCAAGTCGCGCTGACCAAATTTGAGGGCATCACCCTGGATGATGCAAACGAATTTATAACCGAGCTGATTGAATCCCAATTGCTCATATCAGACCTTGAAACGACAGTGACCGGCGAAGAACCATTCGATCAATTGATTAAAAAACTGTCGGGAATAGTAGGTTTTGAACACACATTGCAGAAACTTGTTCAGATACAATCTTTGCTTAGCTCTGTTCAGAAGGACACCGCCTTGATCCATTACATTAACGAAATATTGAGTCAATTAACTGAAAAGCCAATGCTTAACAGCTTTGTGCAGGCTGATCTTCTGCCTAAATTAGCGCAAAGCACTATTAACGACGGCCTTGTTGAGGAAATAACGCATCAGTTGCAAGATCTTTTTCTACTCTCTAGGCCGGCGGACCACCCGGAGATTGAAAATTTCAAAAACGCCTTTATAGCCAAGTATGAGGATGCCGAAATGCCGTTGGCATTAGTATTAGATGCTGAATCGGGAATTGGTTACGGCGACTTTAACGAGGACACATCAGCCAATAACGTCCTCATCGGCGACTTGGTTTTTCAGAACAGACAATCTGTCTCCGGTAGCGAGTTTGATGAGATACAGCAGCTGTCGCTTAACAAATACTATGATTTCTTAAAAAATAAAAGGTCACATATCAGTATTGATAAGAGTGACCTGACGCCAATGAAGAAAAAAATGGAGAGCTATCAATTTTCAACAAGTATCTACGCGCTTGGTAGCCTAATGCAATTATCCGATGAGCTGGGTAAAGATCATTTTTTGTTTGATGTGGCGGCGTTCGGGGGTACTTCCGGAGCAAATCTTTTTGGAAAGTTTACTCACTCAAGTAAAGAGTTAGCTGCGTTGTCGTCAAGGATACTTAAAAAAGAGGAGGAGCAATATCCGGATGCCATCTTTGCAGAAATTGTTCATCTTCCAGAGGCACAGGTGGGGAATATTCTTTTACGTCCGGTTTTGCGACCCTACGAAATTCCTTATGTTGGACGATCAGGCGTAGATCAGGACCACCAGATTCTTTTGGAAGATCTATATGTAAGTATACGACAGGGTGAGGTAATCCTGGTAAGCAAAAAGTTAGGAAAGAGAATTATTCCAAAACTGACAACAGCACATAACTTTAACTACAAAGGACTTCCGGTTTACAAATTTTTATGCAGCCTGCAAAGTCACCAAAACGCAAAGATGAACATTTGGGATTGGGGGAATCTAGATAGTCTACGATTTTTGCCAAGGGTTGTTTACAGAAACTTGTTACTTAAAAAAGCAACATGGAAATTTACCGCTGATGATATCATAGATCTTCCGCTGGAGAAGGAGGATATACAAGAATATTTCTCCAAGTTCAGGCTTAAATGGGAATTACCAATGCGCGTGAGCTACCTGGAGGAGGATAATAAATTGTTAATCGATTTTTCACAAGATCATGGAATCAGGATATTTGTTTACTATCTGAAAAAGCTGAAACGGATCATTGTTGAAGAATATCTATTTACGCCAGAGAATTGTATAGTGAAGGACCGAGAGGGCAAGTCTTATACAAACGAAGTTGTGATTCCATTCTTTGAGGATAAGGTAGAACTGCGCTCAGCATCATTGAAACTAAGGGTAAAGAACCAGGGAGTAAAGGGAAAGTTTATTCCCGGGAGCGAATGGTTGTATTTTAAAATTTACACGGGGTTAAAGTTTGCTGAAGAAATATTGAAAAATGAATTATTCAGATTCGTCGATGAGGGCTTGACACAAGGGCTTTTTGAAAAGTTTTTTTTTATCAGGTTTAAAGATGACGGCCCTCATCTAAGAATACGCTTCTACAATGCTGAAGAAAGCAAGCAACATGAATTGATGCGTGCTTTCCTCAACGCATGTCAGCCGTTAATTAATAACAATTACATACAGCGCGTAGTCTTGGATACTTATGTTCGAGAAACAGACCGGTATGGTGAAGATTTAATAACCCATTCTGAGGATTTATTTTTTCATGATAGTCTTTCCGTAATGCGGTTACTAAAACTAATTGACGGTCCAGATATCGACATCTACCGAATGATTTTCGCGATTCGCGGAATTAATATCCTGTTAGATGATTTCAAATTCACTTTTATGCAAAAGGAAAAGTTCTCCAAATATTTGCAAGGGATGTTTTTCAAAGAATTCGGTGCAGGTGATCATTTACAGAGCCAGCTTAATGATAAATACAGGAGCTATCAGTCATTGATTTTTTCACACATGGATGCTGATAGTGATAAGGAGAATGATATCGTGGATGCTATAGAGATATTTAAGGAACGTTCAAATGCGAACATTTTGGCAGTTAAGCGAATTTTAAGCGAGGTAAACGCAGAGCAGAATTGGCAGCGTATTGAGGAACTACTAGCCAGTTACATCCATATGTTTGTTAATAGACTTTTTATAGGTAAGCAGCGAATGAACGAACTTGTAATTTACCATTTTCTAGAGCGCTATCACCGGTCAAGATCCGCAATATTAAAACGTGATCAGACGTCTACTACTTCGATCTCCACTAGCAACACGGTTCGATGA